One stretch of Brevibacillus laterosporus DNA includes these proteins:
- a CDS encoding transposase: protein MSNYNRKRQLQLLHDQRKAKTLVKVYEAIKRLLKAYKSINFNSVASESGVSKATLYNNPELRQRIESLRLQQAQIPTPKQLKLEMNENNKDAMIASLKRRLKKMEDENKQLREQLKIAYAEVYRNL from the coding sequence ATGTCTAATTATAACCGAAAAAGGCAGTTACAGCTTCTTCATGATCAGAGAAAAGCCAAAACCTTGGTAAAGGTATATGAGGCCATTAAACGGCTTCTAAAGGCTTACAAGAGCATTAATTTTAATAGTGTAGCTAGTGAGTCCGGTGTTAGTAAAGCAACGCTCTATAACAATCCAGAACTCCGACAGAGAATTGAGTCTCTTCGACTACAGCAAGCACAGATCCCAACGCCGAAACAACTTAAACTTGAAATGAACGAAAATAATAAAGATGCTATGATTGCATCGCTAAAGCGTCGCTTAAAAAAGATGGAAGATGAAAATAAACAACTGCGTGAACAGTTAAAAATTGCCTACGCAGAGGTATATAGAAATCTATAA
- a CDS encoding transposase translates to MSIIKQGSLFDIQELFDLEPPKRFEAIFSTLDIEPLLFSISKKSIYGAPTELNYAAMLYSLVARIVERIPTVKDLRKRLKHDFIFRMECGFLFSDNLPSEASYSRLVQKLSETAHLNKVQDKLLLQAIQEGFIGDEAIAIDATHFESRDRGVAKEKKTKPELKKRGRKSKAEKDIYDKQKQEKEAQKSLYEKTIAAQLDVTLEDLRYQVPIKPAWGIKKNSDGKNMFWFGYKAHLAVSTKSQYILCSLMSSGSMNDGKAAIPLLKGIQTVLPNHMRYAIMDAGYDYVPIYQQIGRMNAQAIIAYNKRNEGEMVGFDSHFAPTCVRECSYRYDSYDKKYKTLKFVRPKECKDCPLNQDSLCQKVYKIKAETDLRKYTAPARGTKTWEELYDQRTAVERVHAYLKEFFQLNNVRYRTGKRAKVHFDLVTLVYNASKLAVDRIRRNWQVG, encoded by the coding sequence ATGTCTATTATAAAACAAGGAAGCCTATTTGATATACAGGAATTATTCGACTTAGAACCTCCCAAACGTTTTGAGGCTATTTTCTCCACTCTTGACATTGAACCGCTTCTTTTCTCTATTTCCAAAAAGTCGATCTATGGTGCTCCTACCGAGTTGAATTATGCTGCCATGCTATATTCTCTGGTCGCTCGAATCGTAGAACGAATTCCCACTGTGAAAGATTTACGAAAACGACTAAAACATGACTTTATCTTTCGAATGGAATGCGGTTTTCTGTTTTCTGACAATCTTCCTTCCGAGGCATCGTACTCTCGTCTCGTTCAGAAGCTTTCTGAAACAGCACACCTCAATAAAGTCCAAGACAAGTTACTGTTGCAAGCGATACAGGAAGGGTTCATAGGCGATGAAGCAATTGCCATCGATGCAACCCATTTTGAATCCCGTGATCGAGGTGTGGCAAAAGAAAAAAAGACGAAACCAGAATTGAAAAAACGTGGACGTAAATCAAAAGCAGAAAAAGATATCTACGACAAGCAAAAGCAAGAAAAGGAAGCCCAGAAGTCCTTATATGAAAAAACCATTGCAGCTCAACTGGATGTGACGTTGGAGGACCTACGGTACCAAGTTCCTATCAAACCTGCTTGGGGAATAAAGAAAAATAGTGATGGAAAGAACATGTTTTGGTTTGGATACAAAGCTCATCTTGCAGTCAGTACGAAAAGTCAATATATTCTTTGCTCCCTCATGTCCTCTGGAAGTATGAACGATGGGAAAGCAGCGATTCCTTTGTTGAAAGGAATTCAAACTGTCCTTCCCAATCACATGCGATATGCAATCATGGATGCGGGATATGACTATGTCCCGATCTATCAACAAATCGGACGAATGAACGCACAAGCGATTATTGCTTACAACAAGCGGAATGAAGGAGAAATGGTTGGATTCGATTCACATTTTGCGCCAACTTGTGTCCGAGAATGCTCTTATCGTTACGACAGTTATGATAAGAAGTACAAAACGTTGAAATTTGTACGGCCAAAAGAATGTAAAGACTGTCCATTGAATCAGGATTCTCTCTGTCAAAAAGTCTATAAAATTAAGGCTGAAACCGATCTTCGAAAGTACACCGCGCCAGCCAGAGGAACAAAAACGTGGGAAGAACTATATGACCAGAGAACAGCCGTAGAGCGAGTACATGCTTATTTGAAGGAGTTCTTTCAGCTAAACAATGTCCGATATCGCACAGGAAAGAGGGCAAAAGTCCATTTTGACTTGGTTACTCTTGTTTATAATGCATCCAAGTTAGCAGTGGATCGAATTCGTAGGAACTGGCAAGTAGGATGA
- a CDS encoding XRE family transcriptional regulator produces MDFTSISDIEKYIGSIMAACRKRAGLSQEKLAELLFISRSSISKLENNNVTPKMDLLMEWSEVTNSKDAVVAMICGKKGVEWLIAKLKEEGYWIENS; encoded by the coding sequence ATGGACTTTACATCAATTTCGGATATTGAAAAATATATTGGCTCAATTATGGCTGCATGCCGAAAAAGGGCGGGATTGAGCCAAGAGAAGTTAGCAGAATTGCTATTTATATCTAGAAGTAGTATCAGTAAACTTGAAAATAACAATGTAACTCCTAAAATGGATCTCCTTATGGAATGGAGCGAAGTTACAAATTCAAAAGATGCTGTAGTTGCAATGATTTGCGGAAAGAAAGGTGTAGAGTGGTTAATTGCCAAACTGAAAGAAGAAGGGTACTGGATAGAAAATAGCTGA
- a CDS encoding site-specific integrase: MNAHNTQDYTKVIGIHTPTVHKAILSFLEERRGASNNTAISYKQHIEQFFGYTRGKKLNEEDLTFTRQEVVEYRNYLINLMDKNGAKKRYSNSSINTKISIVKSLFDFLPNYDYQVSSLVFKLIPLKNRDSKPNGFLTWEEMQQIINKVKEQWNGWEKSLILTLAAQTAIRKDALFNLEWTGIQLIDGVPVIKAYDKRGKLDIKPIPVAIYNELMDFMEEHGVGERVFTIRSQTTLNNAIAKVCDELQFSKDRKITLHSFKKGSVDTTQKVFKDVKITQQHANHSNPSTTLNIYTDSIHDFKMMPSFLLGQKIDLSKLEEMTKEEIINVIQGLDLGIKAKIARKINN; encoded by the coding sequence ATGAACGCACACAATACTCAAGACTATACAAAAGTAATAGGTATTCACACACCTACTGTACATAAAGCAATCTTATCATTCTTAGAAGAGAGAAGAGGAGCTAGTAATAATACTGCTATCAGCTATAAGCAACACATTGAACAATTTTTTGGTTACACAAGAGGAAAAAAACTAAATGAAGAAGATTTAACATTCACAAGACAAGAGGTTGTAGAGTATAGAAATTACTTAATTAACTTAATGGATAAAAATGGTGCAAAAAAAAGGTATTCAAATTCTTCTATTAATACAAAAATTTCAATAGTGAAATCACTTTTTGATTTTTTACCGAACTATGATTATCAAGTTAGCTCATTGGTATTCAAATTGATCCCTCTAAAAAACAGAGACTCTAAGCCAAATGGCTTCTTAACATGGGAAGAAATGCAACAAATTATAAATAAGGTAAAAGAACAATGGAATGGATGGGAAAAGTCGCTCATTTTAACCTTAGCAGCGCAAACAGCAATTAGAAAAGATGCTTTATTCAATTTAGAATGGACAGGAATACAGTTAATAGACGGTGTGCCTGTAATTAAAGCTTATGATAAGAGGGGGAAACTAGACATAAAACCAATTCCAGTAGCCATTTATAATGAACTAATGGATTTTATGGAAGAACATGGAGTAGGAGAAAGAGTATTCACTATTAGATCTCAAACTACCTTAAACAATGCTATTGCAAAAGTATGTGATGAATTACAATTTTCTAAGGATAGGAAGATAACGCTTCACTCATTTAAGAAAGGTAGTGTAGATACGACTCAAAAAGTATTTAAAGACGTGAAAATTACACAGCAGCATGCTAATCATTCGAACCCAAGCACGACTTTAAATATTTATACAGACTCTATCCATGATTTTAAAATGATGCCTTCTTTCTTGCTTGGACAAAAAATCGATCTATCTAAGTTAGAAGAGATGACAAAAGAGGAAATCATCAATGTCATACAGGGATTAGATTTAGGAATTAAAGCAAAAATAGCGAGAAAAATTAATAACTAG
- a CDS encoding DNA-binding response regulator, which yields MEQTIQIMLADDHSLLRSGLKLLLQKKPFLKVVGEAADGVEALRLYENLRPHILLLDISLPRLDGIQVLREIKLRHEQAKVIVLTMHEDEDYITSIMHAGASGYVPKAAVDEELYTAIDTVMNGYVYLRPKETQTLISSMFKRTSKEAESRNPYVILSPREREVLRFIVRGYSLVETAQALTVSIKTVDTHKTRIMNKLNVSRKSELVEYAMKYQLINDGQA from the coding sequence ATGGAACAGACAATTCAAATCATGCTAGCTGATGACCACTCTTTGCTGAGATCGGGCTTAAAACTGCTGCTGCAAAAGAAACCATTCTTAAAAGTTGTAGGTGAAGCTGCCGATGGAGTCGAAGCACTTCGGCTTTATGAAAATTTAAGGCCCCATATTTTGCTACTCGACATCAGTTTGCCACGCTTAGACGGAATTCAGGTTCTAAGAGAAATTAAATTGCGTCATGAACAAGCTAAAGTCATCGTGCTTACAATGCATGAAGATGAAGACTACATAACATCTATCATGCATGCGGGAGCTTCAGGCTACGTCCCTAAGGCGGCAGTAGATGAAGAATTATATACAGCTATTGATACCGTTATGAACGGATACGTATACCTTCGGCCAAAAGAAACTCAGACATTGATTTCATCAATGTTTAAAAGAACGTCAAAAGAAGCAGAGTCACGAAATCCTTATGTAATTTTAAGTCCCCGCGAGCGCGAGGTGTTACGGTTTATTGTTAGAGGATATTCTCTAGTTGAGACAGCTCAAGCATTAACGGTTAGTATCAAAACGGTTGATACCCATAAGACGAGAATTATGAATAAACTTAATGTTTCTAGAAAGAGCGAACTTGTTGAATACGCCATGAAGTATCAACTTATAAATGACGGACAAGCATAA
- a CDS encoding aspartyl-phosphate phosphatase Spo0E family protein translates to MPRKELEHRFFKKGSFLHPEVLQMSQQLDKYIVAFQKLTKH, encoded by the coding sequence ATCCCCCGTAAAGAGTTAGAGCATCGGTTTTTCAAGAAAGGATCATTTTTACATCCAGAAGTATTGCAGATGAGCCAACAACTAGATAAGTACATTGTTGCCTTTCAAAAGCTTACAAAACACTAA
- a CDS encoding SOS response-associated peptidase produces the protein MGQLRWGLIPSWSKDEKMAYKMINAKAETIREKPSFKNLFIRKRCIIPADGFYEWMKIGNDKQPMRIMVKDKGVFSLAGLYDTWKSPDGGRINTCTIITTKPNTLMADIHDRMPVIIKREDESLWLNRDVQDGELLESLLLPFEEEQMQAYPVSKMVGNVRNDFYQDLTL, from the coding sequence ATTGGACAGCTCAGATGGGGGCTGATTCCTTCTTGGTCAAAAGATGAAAAAATGGCTTATAAAATGATTAACGCTAAAGCGGAAACCATCAGGGAAAAACCATCCTTTAAGAATTTGTTCATTAGAAAACGTTGCATAATTCCTGCTGATGGTTTCTATGAGTGGATGAAGATCGGTAATGATAAACAGCCAATGCGAATTATGGTGAAGGATAAAGGGGTGTTTTCATTGGCAGGACTATATGATACTTGGAAAAGTCCAGATGGAGGAAGAATAAATACATGTACCATAATCACAACTAAACCTAACACTTTAATGGCAGACATACATGATCGCATGCCTGTAATAATTAAGAGAGAAGATGAATCATTATGGCTAAATAGGGATGTTCAAGATGGTGAGTTGTTGGAATCTCTACTATTGCCATTTGAAGAAGAACAAATGCAAGCATATCCTGTGTCTAAAATGGTAGGCAACGTTAGAAATGATTTTTATCAAGACCTAACTTTATAG
- a CDS encoding transposase, protein MRVQEVLLENNQRRYMLLDDNGNPVLSALKYLKYLDSSNKSRNTQKTYCYALKHFFEFLNDVKIDFKEINVSDLSDFVGWLRNPYESSKVTPIKKVRSLRCETTVNLIITAVTNFYDYLYRYQQIDTDLANKLMKKVSTNRSRYKDFLYHVNKDKPSNKNILKVKVHRKKVRILSKEEVEKIYQATNNIRDKLLIRLLFETGLRIGEALSLFIEDFIYDHKNGHRIRLMDRGELPNGAELKTGERTIFVSQDLMNIFDDYMYEILDELEVDTNFVFVKLKGKRIGQALEYQDISALMKRLKAKTGIDVHAHLLRHTHATFYYRQTKDIKQVQERLGHSNIQTTLNMYVHPSEEDIRENWEIAQSAFQVGRKIEEVEELG, encoded by the coding sequence ATGAGAGTTCAGGAAGTATTATTAGAGAACAATCAAAGGCGGTATATGTTATTAGACGACAATGGAAATCCGGTTTTATCTGCTTTGAAATACCTCAAATACCTTGATTCATCCAATAAAAGTCGGAATACACAGAAGACATATTGCTATGCCTTGAAACATTTCTTCGAATTTTTGAATGATGTAAAAATAGATTTCAAAGAAATTAATGTCAGTGACCTCTCAGATTTTGTAGGTTGGTTAAGGAATCCTTACGAAAGTAGCAAAGTTACTCCTATTAAGAAGGTTAGATCTTTAAGATGTGAAACTACTGTAAATCTTATCATTACTGCTGTTACAAATTTTTATGATTATTTATATAGGTATCAACAAATCGATACTGACTTGGCGAATAAATTAATGAAAAAAGTATCTACCAATCGTTCAAGATATAAAGATTTTCTGTACCACGTTAATAAAGATAAACCATCCAATAAGAACATATTGAAAGTAAAAGTACATAGAAAAAAGGTTCGGATTTTATCAAAAGAAGAAGTTGAGAAAATATATCAAGCAACAAATAATATACGCGATAAGCTGCTAATACGATTACTTTTCGAAACTGGATTAAGAATTGGCGAAGCTTTATCGTTGTTCATCGAAGACTTCATTTATGACCACAAAAATGGGCATCGGATTCGACTAATGGATCGTGGTGAACTCCCTAATGGTGCTGAACTGAAAACTGGTGAACGTACTATCTTTGTTTCACAAGATTTGATGAATATTTTTGATGATTATATGTATGAAATACTCGACGAACTTGAGGTTGATACTAATTTTGTATTTGTAAAGTTAAAAGGTAAACGGATTGGACAAGCTCTGGAGTATCAAGATATTAGTGCCTTGATGAAGCGGTTAAAAGCAAAAACAGGTATCGATGTCCATGCGCATCTTCTTCGACATACTCATGCTACCTTTTATTACAGACAGACCAAAGACATTAAGCAAGTACAGGAACGACTAGGACATTCAAACATACAAACCACACTAAACATGTATGTTCATCCATCCGAAGAAGACATCCGTGAAAATTGGGAGATAGCCCAGTCAGCATTCCAAGTTGGGAGAAAAATCGAGGAGGTTGAAGAACTTGGTTGA
- a CDS encoding sensor histidine kinase, which yields MRWMSKFQINQKIFGAIIVALLFLASVLGWIIWDSLTKMMGEELKKRGVNIANNIAALCSDYILTDDQFSIHLLISQAQKANEDVRYILIINSNNGLVGHTFSDQIAKGILNAHTPNGLNSQQVATLTSDEGNIHDILVPIEEGDVGFVRVGMAEKQAKTYIFIKIGELIFATLLVCIGTAGITYYVTRFITKPINSLVAVATGISAGNLSLRAKVTSDDEVGKLAQAFNEMADNLISSNTEVEMLLKELQEKDRLRDTLILKLLSAQEDERKRISRELHDETSQALTSLMVTMRVLANEAKDTEQQELLNASREIAASILREIRDLAVELRPPILDDMGLIPAIKKYTRKFEGKYDIAVILFVPEDEIIIDSHAAVALYRILQESLTNVVKHTVATQIVIKMGIVDHCIQLTIHDNGHGIQQEDFERACKQNRIGIYGMKERAELLGGSFFVKTTGIGGTELMVSIPLKLEKGCSDGTDNSNHAS from the coding sequence ATGAGATGGATGAGCAAATTTCAGATAAACCAGAAGATATTTGGAGCTATCATCGTTGCGTTACTCTTTCTTGCCTCAGTCTTAGGGTGGATCATTTGGGACTCGCTTACAAAAATGATGGGTGAAGAGCTTAAGAAACGCGGCGTCAATATTGCGAATAATATCGCGGCATTGTGTTCTGACTACATTCTTACTGATGATCAATTTTCTATTCATCTTCTCATTTCTCAGGCACAAAAAGCGAACGAAGACGTTCGTTATATCTTGATAATCAATAGTAATAACGGTCTTGTAGGGCACACGTTCTCCGATCAGATAGCGAAAGGGATATTAAATGCACACACTCCTAATGGCTTAAATAGTCAACAAGTTGCTACACTAACTTCAGATGAAGGAAATATCCATGATATACTTGTCCCAATCGAAGAGGGGGACGTAGGATTTGTTCGCGTTGGAATGGCGGAAAAACAGGCCAAAACCTATATTTTTATTAAAATTGGTGAATTGATTTTTGCGACATTATTGGTTTGCATAGGAACTGCTGGAATCACTTATTATGTTACCCGCTTTATCACTAAACCGATAAATAGTTTGGTTGCTGTTGCAACAGGCATATCAGCTGGAAATTTGTCTTTGCGGGCTAAAGTAACGAGTGACGATGAAGTAGGGAAACTAGCGCAGGCTTTTAATGAAATGGCTGACAACTTAATTAGCTCCAACACCGAAGTAGAAATGCTATTAAAGGAACTTCAAGAAAAAGACAGACTTCGAGACACGCTAATCTTGAAGCTGTTATCCGCTCAGGAAGATGAGAGAAAGAGAATTTCTCGTGAACTTCATGATGAAACAAGCCAAGCTCTTACTTCGCTGATGGTTACAATGCGTGTTTTGGCTAATGAAGCTAAAGATACCGAACAGCAGGAGTTGCTTAATGCCAGCCGAGAGATTGCAGCAAGTATTTTGCGAGAAATTAGAGATTTAGCGGTAGAATTAAGACCGCCTATTTTAGATGATATGGGTTTAATTCCGGCAATAAAGAAATATACTAGAAAGTTTGAAGGGAAATACGATATTGCTGTTATCCTATTCGTCCCTGAAGATGAGATTATCATCGATAGTCATGCTGCTGTAGCCTTGTACCGAATTCTTCAAGAAAGCTTGACTAATGTAGTCAAACATACAGTAGCGACCCAGATTGTGATTAAAATGGGAATCGTAGACCATTGTATACAATTGACTATCCATGATAACGGGCACGGTATTCAGCAGGAAGATTTTGAAAGGGCTTGCAAGCAAAATCGGATCGGAATATACGGTATGAAGGAAAGAGCCGAGTTGCTTGGCGGTTCTTTCTTTGTCAAAACTACGGGTATCGGCGGGACCGAACTTATGGTGTCTATCCCGCTAAAACTGGAAAAAGGGTGCAGTGATGGAACAGACAATTCAAATCATGCTAGCTGA
- a CDS encoding alpha/beta hydrolase translates to MGYFVTVEPGVKVFIEDINPKGNKTILFIHGWPLNHNQFEYQFNFLPKLGYRCIGMDWRGYGNSDKPFDGYGFDRLADDLRMVIEALQLKNITLAGHSTGGAISIRYMARYKGYEVSKLVLIDAASPSSVPKEFTNKIIEETNNDRPKMLQNQTGIFFFQYISEPKSEWFFLMGLQAANWSTSAIMATLRDENVYNDLGQIDVPTLIIHGIHDKVVPFTQAQETNKLIKNSRLVPFQYSGHCPFLEERDRFNQLLSSFA, encoded by the coding sequence TTGGGATACTTCGTTACTGTGGAACCGGGCGTAAAAGTATTTATAGAGGACATCAATCCGAAGGGAAATAAAACGATACTTTTTATTCATGGATGGCCGCTAAACCATAACCAGTTCGAATATCAGTTCAATTTCCTTCCTAAGCTCGGATATCGTTGTATCGGAATGGACTGGAGAGGATACGGCAATTCGGATAAACCATTCGACGGTTACGGTTTTGACAGATTAGCAGATGATCTTCGTATGGTCATCGAAGCGTTACAGCTAAAAAACATAACACTGGCAGGACACTCTACCGGAGGCGCGATCTCGATTCGTTATATGGCTCGTTACAAAGGGTACGAGGTATCTAAACTCGTCCTGATCGACGCTGCGTCTCCATCAAGCGTTCCAAAAGAATTTACGAATAAAATCATCGAAGAAACAAACAATGACCGTCCGAAAATGCTGCAAAACCAAACAGGGATTTTTTTCTTTCAGTACATTTCTGAACCGAAATCCGAATGGTTCTTTCTAATGGGTTTACAAGCTGCGAATTGGTCGACTTCCGCCATTATGGCCACGCTAAGAGACGAGAATGTTTACAACGATCTTGGACAGATCGATGTGCCCACATTAATTATTCATGGAATTCATGATAAAGTCGTTCCGTTTACCCAAGCTCAGGAAACAAATAAGCTGATTAAAAATTCGCGATTAGTTCCATTCCAATACAGCGGACATTGCCCTTTTTTGGAGGAGCGTGATAGATTCAACCAACTATTATCTTCTTTTGCATAA
- a CDS encoding transposase codes for MNHLDHVIDSLSSYSRKTVTEDGKIIFDTVYDDYFLTNNKWYINYLGKIPNFEVQFKSYKGKERNVPFLVNSFPVNLELKFVFYQMLFTDKWELKNTFSGQAQSLRRLTQFLNEKYKSLSSLLHLDIEKTQSEWVLWLKSIGIKTEISKTYRRNGRTYPAYAPEVYFLRTIYNALNNLTDQREEWEKDKWDIRILNQRYNLGFNPSTNQYFLDFSGINNRYVRMQLKKYFKQRLLGRRNFTWGTAISKLSYLVKFLNYIFVLEPAWNDLKHLSRKHIEKFIEWLHEYVNSNPYKRIKNPERFIKHSLDLVQGFLEDLRRFEYAIAPEMNTRILIFPKDKPNQPKKSFDQIDYIPDYVLQQVFENINLLHSQVQPVFWVAFKTGLRISDVLGLTQYCLVKLNEKYQIVTDIEKTYCKGHSIPIDEELANIIAVLIKTSIESSNDDNNPEKYIFVRYRGSRKGQPYGQSWIRDKLNELALQCNITDESGMRFHFKTHQFRHTFAVKMLNSGADILTVQELLAHSSPEMTMRYARLLDDTKRKAFETAVKQGIFSFDIEGKILEIGIYGDPDTNVLDILWRDHKLTAIDNPYGSCHARLNGNCPYSEEPPCLTCNSGKPCKDLAVGLSDMDIAKYEIHIQSTSKMIEIAQQYGREEIANKNKKNLNRLQGIYNTIKQGNIIFGQLDRVKRKQGVSNV; via the coding sequence ATGAATCATTTGGATCATGTTATAGATAGCTTATCTTCATATTCAAGAAAAACTGTAACAGAAGATGGTAAAATCATATTTGATACTGTTTATGATGATTATTTTTTAACGAACAACAAATGGTATATAAATTACCTTGGAAAGATCCCGAATTTTGAGGTGCAATTTAAAAGTTATAAAGGAAAGGAAAGAAATGTTCCCTTTTTAGTCAATAGTTTTCCTGTGAATCTAGAACTGAAGTTTGTCTTCTATCAAATGCTGTTTACTGATAAGTGGGAACTGAAGAATACTTTTTCTGGCCAAGCTCAATCCCTTAGAAGATTGACACAGTTTCTGAATGAAAAATATAAGTCTCTCTCCAGTCTACTCCACTTGGATATTGAAAAAACTCAAAGTGAATGGGTGTTATGGTTAAAAAGTATCGGAATCAAAACAGAAATATCCAAAACTTATAGACGAAATGGTCGCACTTACCCCGCATATGCACCAGAGGTTTACTTTCTTAGAACTATTTACAATGCTCTTAATAATCTTACTGATCAGCGAGAAGAATGGGAAAAGGATAAGTGGGATATCCGAATTCTAAATCAAAGGTACAATTTAGGATTTAATCCGTCGACTAACCAATACTTTTTGGATTTTTCAGGGATTAATAATAGATATGTTAGAATGCAACTCAAAAAGTATTTTAAACAACGACTATTGGGAAGAAGAAATTTTACTTGGGGTACAGCAATCTCTAAATTATCCTATCTAGTTAAGTTTTTAAATTATATATTCGTACTTGAGCCTGCATGGAATGATTTAAAGCACCTCTCTAGAAAACATATAGAAAAATTCATTGAATGGCTCCATGAATATGTGAATAGCAATCCATATAAACGGATTAAAAATCCTGAAAGATTTATCAAACATTCACTGGATCTCGTACAAGGGTTTTTAGAAGACCTTCGAAGGTTTGAGTACGCAATTGCACCCGAAATGAATACTAGGATTCTTATTTTTCCTAAGGATAAACCTAATCAACCCAAAAAATCTTTTGACCAAATAGACTATATTCCTGATTATGTATTACAACAAGTTTTTGAAAATATTAATTTACTGCACTCTCAGGTTCAACCTGTATTTTGGGTGGCTTTTAAGACTGGGCTTCGAATCTCAGATGTTTTAGGTTTAACACAATACTGCTTAGTTAAGCTAAATGAAAAATATCAAATCGTTACTGACATAGAAAAAACCTATTGTAAAGGACACAGCATTCCGATTGATGAGGAATTAGCAAACATTATTGCAGTCTTAATTAAGACATCAATAGAGAGTTCAAACGATGACAACAACCCTGAAAAATACATATTTGTTCGCTATCGTGGGTCTCGTAAAGGTCAACCATACGGCCAAAGTTGGATTCGGGATAAACTAAATGAACTTGCGCTCCAGTGTAACATCACAGATGAAAGCGGAATGAGGTTCCACTTTAAGACCCACCAATTTCGACATACGTTCGCAGTTAAGATGTTAAACAGCGGTGCTGACATTTTAACTGTTCAAGAATTATTGGCACATTCTTCTCCAGAAATGACGATGAGATACGCACGTTTATTAGACGATACAAAACGAAAAGCATTTGAAACCGCGGTAAAACAAGGGATTTTCAGTTTTGACATAGAAGGTAAGATTCTTGAGATAGGCATTTATGGTGATCCTGATACAAATGTATTAGATATTCTATGGCGTGATCATAAACTGACCGCTATAGATAACCCCTATGGCTCATGCCATGCTAGGCTAAACGGGAATTGCCCTTATTCGGAAGAACCACCATGTCTAACATGTAACAGTGGAAAACCATGTAAGGACTTAGCCGTAGGTCTCTCTGATATGGATATAGCCAAATATGAAATTCATATTCAATCAACATCTAAAATGATTGAAATTGCTCAACAATATGGGCGTGAAGAAATTGCAAATAAAAATAAAAAGAATTTAAATAGGTTACAAGGCATATACAACACAATTAAACAAGGCAACATCATCTTCGGACAGCTAGATCGTGTTAAGCGAAAGCAAGGGGTGTCAAATGTCTAA